GCTGAAGGAGTTGGCCGCGCAGCACGGCAAGCAGGTCTCCACCCATCTGTTCGGGCAGGAGATCAACGGCGAGACCTACGCCATCGCCAAGGCCGATCTGCTGCTCAAGGGCGAAGGCGAAGAGGCCGACAACATGGTCGGTGGGCCGGAGTGGTCCACGCTTGCGAATGATGCTTTTCCGTCCCGGGAATTCGACTTCATGTTGTCGAATCCGCCCTACGGCAAGAGCTGGAAGAGCGATCAGGAGCGCATGGGCGGCAAAGCCGGCCTGCGCGATCCGCGCTTCGTGATCGAACATGCCGGCGATCCGGAATACAGTCTCGTCACCCGTTCAAGCGACGGGCAGATGATGTTCCTGGCGAACATGCTGTCTAAGATGAAGCACGATACGCCATCGGGATCGCGCATCGCCGAGGTTCACAATGGCTCGTCGCTGTTCACCGGCGATGCAGGCTCTGGCGAAAGCAATGTGCGGCGCTGGGTCATCGAGAATGACTGGCTGGAAGCCATCGTCGCGCTGCCGCTCAACATGTTCTACAACACAGGCATCGCCACCTATGTCTGGGTGCTGTCGAACCGCAAGCCCGGTCCCCGGCGTGGCAAGTTGCAATTGATCGACGCAACCCAATGGTTCAAGCCGTTGCGCAAGAATCTCGGCAAGAAGAATTGCGAGCTGACCGATGCCGATATCGAGCGCATTCTCGACGCCTTCATGTCATTCGGCGAGAGCGAGCAATCCCGCATCTTCGATAATGCCGAGTTCGGCTATTCCAAGGTGACGGTCGAGCGGCCTCTGCGGGCCGCGGGCATTGACGCGACGCGGGCCTATACTCCGAAGGAGATCAAGGCGCTGAAGGAAGAGGGGCGCATTGCCGAGGACGGCGCGCCGGTGATCCGTAAGATTCACAAGGCGGACAAGGTCGAAGCCGACCCGCTGCATGGATTGTTCCCTCTCGTCATCGATGGCAAGAGCTGCGTGGTTGAATACGAGCCGGACAGTGATCTGCGCGATACCGAGACTGTGCCGCTCAAGGAGCCCGGCGGGATCGAGGCGTTCATTCGCCGCGAGGTGCTGCCGCATGCACCCGACGCCTGGGTCGACGAGACCAAAACGACGATCGGATATGAGATCAGCTTCACACGCTATTTCTACAAGCCGCAGCCGCTGCGCCCGCTGGAGGCGATCCGCGCCGATATCTGGGCGCTGGAGCGCGAGACCGAGGGGTTGATGAGCGAACTCATCGGAGCTGCCAGATGATCGACGGACTTCGTCCCTATCCGGAGATGAAGCCGAGCGGCTTGGCCTGGCTTGGCGACGTGCCGGCGCATTGGGACGTGCTGCGCAGCAAATATGCTTTTCGGGAAGTCGATTGTCGCTCGATGACGGGCGAGGAGACTCACTTGTCGATGAGCCAAAGACTGGGACTTGTGCCTGCGAGCCTCGTCGAAAAGTCTCTCGTTTCCGAGAGCTACATCGGTGCGAAGCTTGTCGAAAAGGACGATCTCGTTCTCAACCGCCTCAAGGCGCACCTCGGAGTTTTCGCGTACGCGAAGCTGCCCGGCTTGATAAGCCCGGACTATACGGTGCTGCGGCCCAAGCCGCGCGCCAGCGTGAGATTCTTTGAATATGTTTTGAAGTCCTCGGCATGCCGCGTCGAACTTCGAATCAGGGCCAAGGGTATCGTTGAGGGGTTCTGGCGCCTTTACACGGATGACTTCTACGACATTCGTTTGCCGATGCCGCCGCTCGACGAGCAGCGGCTGATCGTGCGGTTTCTGGATTGGCATGGCGCGCAGACGGCGAAGCTGATCCGCGCCAAGAAGAAGATCTCCGCGCTTTTGAACGAGCAGAAGCAGGCGATCATCCATCGCGCAGTCACCCGCGGCCTCGATCCGAACGTAAACCTGAAGCAGTCGGGTGTTCCTTATCTTGGCGGTGTGCCTGCGGGGTGGAGGTTGACCCGGTTGAAGCACGTTTGCAGAATCAATCCATCCAAGATGGCGATCAAAAGCCGCGCTCCTGAAGACCTCGCGACTTTTCTTCCCATGGAGCGTGTCAGTAGTGACGGGAAGATAGATAGCAGTCTTCAATCACCGATCTCTGAGCTTGCAAATGGCTTCACGTATTTCGAGCGAAATGATGTCATTCTAGCGAAAATTACGCCGTGCTTTGAAAACGGAAAAGGTGCGGTTCTGGATCGACTACCTACCGAAGTTGGCTTTGGGTCGACCGAATTTATCGTCTTGCGTGCAACATCCGCGATTTATCCGAGGTTTCTCTATCTTTTGACGTTTGAAGCGCAGTTTCGCCGTTTGGGCGTTGAGTCGATGACTGGCTCTGCTGGTCAACAGCGCATTTCACCGGACTTTGTTGCAAACTATTTCGTTGCGCTTCCAGAGCGGGACGAACAAGTTCGAATAGTTGATAGCCTGCAGTCAGCGATACGCGAGTTCGATGCCGCAATTGATGCCGCCCATACGGAGGTCGCGCTTATCCAAGAATTCCGCACGCGTCTGATCTCCGACGTCGTCACGGGTAAGCTCGATGTCCGGACCTTCGCGGCAAGCCTGCCCGAGACGACCGAAGCTGAGCCCATCAGCGATGTTGCTGAAGGCGATGATCTCGAAGAAGCCGCCGAGGACACCGAAAGCGAGGAGGCAGCCGCTTGACAATGCCCGTTCCGGCGCAGCCCAAAATCTATCACATAGTGCACATCGACAATTTGGCGTCGATTGTCGCGGATGGTTGTCTATGGTCGGACAAAGTAATGGTTGGGCGCGGCGGGCCACCTGCCAATATTGGAATGCCAACGATCAAAGCGGCGCGATTGATTATGTCTGTGCCGTGCCACGATGGGACATTCGTCGGAGAATATGTGCCGTTCAATTTCTGTCCGAGATCTGTCATGCTGAGCATAATCTGGTATGCAAACCATCCAAATCTGACCTATCGCGGTGGGCAGGAACCGATAATTCATCTGGAGGCGGATCTGCTTTCGACCGTCGCTTGGGCGGAAAAGAACAATCGGCGCTGGGCTTTCAGTCTGGCGAATGCGCGGGCCGCTTATACGCAGTTCCGAACTGGGGCGGATCGGTTCGGCGATATAAACTGGAATGCTGTCGCCACGTCCAATTTCAAGGCTCCAGACGTGAAGGAGGCCAAGCAGGCCGAGTTTCTTGTCGAAGAGTCGTTTCCTTGGCACCTTGTTGATAGGATCGGAGTTCACTCGCAGGAAATGGCAACACGGGCATCCGCAGCCACTCAAAGCGCGGCACACAAGCCGCCGATCGAAGTGAAACGAGGGTGGTACTATTGAATGAGGAGGAGATGATCGAATTCACCAGCGGTGATCTTTTGGCTGCCGACGTCGAGGCGCTCGTCAACACCGTCAATTGCGTTGGGATCATGGGCCGGGGCCTCGCGCTCCAGTTTAAGAACGTCTTCCCGGCGAACTTCAAAGCTTACGAGGCCGCCTGTGCCCGCGAGGAAGTACAGCCGGGCAAGATGTTCGTGTACGAAACTCGGACGCTGACAAACCCGAAGTTCATCATCAACTTCCCGACCAAGCGCCATTGGCGCGGCAAGAGCCGGATGGAGGACATCGAGTCCGGGCTCAAGGCGCTGGTCGAAGAGATTCGCGAGCGCGGCATCCGTTCCATCGCAATCCCACCGCTGGGCAGCGGCCTCGGCGGCCTGAATTGGGCCGACGTGCGTCCCCGGATCGTCGCGGCATTGGACAAACTCGATGATCTCGACGTGATCGTCTATGAGCCCAACAGCGCGCCGGTGGCCACCCGGTCGCGCGAGGTGCCTAAGATGACGGCCGGCCGCGCCGCTCTCGTCGGTCTGATGCACCGCTATCTCGGCGGTCTGATGGACCCGTTCGTCACGCTGATCGAAGTGCAGAAGCTCATGTACTTCATGCAGGAGGCGGGGGAGCCCCTTCGGCTTACCTACATCAAGCATAATTACGGCCCCTATGCCGACAATCTGCGTCATGTGCTGACGAAGATCGAGGGACACCTCGTCTCCGGCTATCACGATGGCGGAGACGCGCCCGACAAGCAGCTTGAGCTGGTTCTCGGTGCCGTGAAGGAGGCCGAAGCGTTCTTGAGCGATGATGGCGGCACCAAGTCTCGCTTCGATCGTGTGGGTGAGCTGGTCGAAGGTTTCGAAACGCCGTTCGGACTTGAACTGCTTGCTACTGTTCATTGGGTCGTGAAGCACGAGAACGCGGCCAGCGCCGAGGATGCGGCGGCGAAAGTCTATGCCTGGAACGACCGCAAGAAGCGCTTCTCGCCGCGCCAGATAGGCATTGCCTATGACACCCTTCGCGCGAAGGGATGGCTGACGGCGGCATGACCACGGACATCTCGGAGAAGGGCCTTGAGGCCCTCATCGTCGCCGACATGACCGGCCGAAAGGCATCGGCCAGCGGCGGATTCTCCGAGGACCCCGATCCATTCGCCGGCCTGCACAATTGGCTGCTCGGCGACCCCAAGGCCTATGATCGGGTATGGACGGTCGATCTTGTGCAATTGCGCGCCTTCATCGCCGCGACACAGCCGCTCTTGGTCCCGGCGTTCGATCTCGACCATGACAGCCCTGTCAGGCAGAAATTCCTTGCGCGGCTTCAAGGCGAGATCGGCAAGCGCGGCGTCATCGACGTGCTGCGCAAGGGCCTGAAGCACGGCGCGCATAATGTCGATCTGTTTTATGGTACGCCGTCGCTGGGCAATCCCAAGGCGGCTGAACGCTTTGCGCTGAACCGGTTCTCGGTAACCCGCCAGCTCCGTTACAGCCGCGACGACACCGCCCATGCGCTCGATCTCGCGCTGTTCATCAACGGCCTCCCGATCGCAACGTTCGAACTCAAGAATAGTCTGACGAAGCAGACGGTTGAAGACGCCGTCGAGCAATACAAGCGCGACCGTGATCCGCGTGAAAAGCTCTTCGAGTTCGGCCGCTGCATCGTGCATCTTGCGGTGGACGATGCGCAGGTCATGTTCTGCACCCAGCTCAAGGGCAAGGCATCATGGTTCCTGCCGTTCAACAGGGGCTGGAATGATGGCGCCGGAAATCCGCCGAATCCGGCCGGGATCAAGACCGACTATCTCTGGAAGGATATTCTGACGCCCCTCGGCTTGACGGACATTGTTGAGAACTACGCTCAGATCGTCGAGCGTAAGGACCCCAAGACCAATCGGACTAAGCGGGATCAGCTTTTCCCGCGGTTCCATCAGTTGGACGTGGTTCGTAAGCTGCTGGCCGACGCCAGGGCGAAGGGTGCAGGCCGGCGCGTGCTGATCCAGCACTCGGCCGGGTCTGGCAAATCGAACTCGATCGCCTGGCTGGCCCATCAGTTGGTGCGGCTCGCGAACGCCGCCGGCCAGGTATTCGATTCCGTAATCGTCGTCACCGACCGCCGCATCCTCGATCAGCAGATACGCGACACCATCAAGCAGTTCGCGCAGGTCGGCGCCACCGTCGGCCATGCCGAGCATTCCGGCGATCTCCGTCGTTTCATTGCCGACGGCAAGAAGATCATCATCACCACGGTTCAGAAATTCCCGTTCATCCTCGATGACATCGGCTCCCAGCACAAGGATCGTCGCTTCGCGATCATAATCGACGAGGCGCATTCAAGCCAGGGCGGCAGGGCCGCGGCTGCCTTGAACGCGGCTCTAACCGGTGCGGAGGACAGCGACGAGGACGACACCGTCGAGGATAAGATCATCGCGATCATGGAGAGCCGCAAGATGCTCCCCAATGCAAGCTATTTCGCGTTCACCGCAACGCCCAAGAACAAGACGCTGGAGATCTTCGGCGAACCCTGGCCAGAGGGTGACAAGGTCAAGCATCGTCCGTTCCACAGCTACACCATGAAGCAGGCGATCCAGGAAGGTTTCATCCTCGACGTGCTTCGCTATTACACGCCCGTCAACAGCTATTATCGCCTGGTCAAGACGGTCGAAGCCGATCCGGAATTCGACACCAAGCGCGCGACCAAGAAGCTCCGCCGCTATGTCGAGAGCAACAGCCACGCTATCCGTCTCAAGGCCGAGATCATGGTCGACCACTTCCACGAGCAGGTGCTCGCATTGAATAAGATCGGCGGTCAGGCGCGGGCGATGGTGGTTACCTCAGGCATTGAGCGCGCGATAGAGTACTATCAGGCGGTGAGCGCCTATTTGATCGAACGTAAGAGCCCCTACCGTGCGATCGTTGCTTTCTCTGGTGAGCATGAATTCAAGGGTGCGAAAGTCACCGAAGCCAGCCTCAACGGCTTCCCTTCAAAGGACATCGCCGACCGGATTGAAGTCGATCCCTATCGTTTCCTGATCTGCGCCGACAAGTTCCAGACCGGCTATGACCAGCCGTTGCTGCACACGATGTACGTAGACAAGGCGTTGTCGAGCATCAAGGCGGTGCAGACGCTGTCCCGCCTCAACCGCGCGCATCCGCAGAAGCATGATACGTTTGTGCTCGACTTCATGAATGATGCCGAGACGATCCGGGCTGCGTTCGATACGTTCTATCGGACTACAATCCTCAGTGACGAGACCGACCCGAACCGGCTTCACGATCTCAAAGCCGGCCTCGATGAGCATCAAGTCTATGAGCCCGCCCAGATCGAGCAGCTCGTCGGGCTGTATCTTGACGGTGCGGATCGCGACCGGCTCGATCCCATCCTGGATGTTTGCGTTGAGACCTATGTGAGTGAGCTCGACGAGGACGGTCAGGTCGATTTCAAAGGCAAGGCCAAGGCGTTTACTCGAACCTACGCCTTCATTTCCTCGCTTTTGCCCTACACCAACGCTGATTGGGAGAAGCTCTCGATCTTCCTGAACTTCTTGGTCCCGAAGCTGCCGGCTCCGCGGGAAGAGGATCTGTCCAAAGGCATTCTCGAAGCCATAGACATGGACAGCTATCGGGTCGAGAAGCAGGCCACGCAACGAGTGCAATTGATCGACCAGGACGCCGAAATTGATCCCGTGCCGACCGATGGCGGAGGGCACCGGGCCGAGCCCGAGCTTGATCGCCTGTCCAACATCATCCGCAGCTTCAACGACTTGTTCGGTAACATCACCTGGGCCGACACCGACCGTATCCGCCACCTGATTGCGACCGTGATCCCCGACAAGGTGGCCGCAAACCCGGCCTATCAAAACGCTCAGAAAAATTCAGACAAGCAGAACGCTCGGATCGAGCACGATAAAGCATTGGCGAGCGTCATCATCGGATTGATGAAGGACGACACCGAGTTGTTTAAGCAATTCAGTGACAATCCCGAATTCAAGCGCTGGCTCACCGACACCGTTTTCACAGCGACGTACGACCGTCCCACGCCATAGTCGTCGTGGGACACTCTGCTGAAGAGATGCAGCTTGAATGTGGACGCGTGCACATCAAGCTTATCAATGGTGATATTATGCCCCTGTTTTGCCCGACGAAGCAAATGATGCGCACCAATCCGAGATGCCCATTGCCCCGCTAAGCAGCCAATTTCACCCCTCCTAACCCCTTGATCTTCCACGCCCCGTCTACTGTGCATGGGGTTGTTTTCGCACTTTTTGCTATCCTATGGCACAAGCCCGCGAGCGTAACGTCACGGCAACCGCCTTTCTCCCGGCCGTGTCGCCACCAAGCGAGACCACCATGCACTCTTCCGCCACCGGCTGGGGCAATGGCCTCCTCGGCGTCGTCATCTTCAGCGGCTCGCTGCCGGCGACGCGGGTTGCGGTCGGCGGGTTCTCGGCGCTGTTCCTGACCTCGGCGCGCGCGGTCATCGCGGCGCTGATCGGGGTGGCCGTGCTCGGCCTGCTCAGGCAGGCGCGGCCGCAGGCCAGCGATCTCGTCTCGCTCGCCATCGTCGCGATCGGCGTGGTGGTCGGCTTTCCGCTGCTGACGGCGCTGGCGCTGCAGCACATCACGTCCGCGCATTCGATCGTCTTCATCGGCCTGCTGCCCTTGTCGACCGCGATCTTCGCCGTGCTGCGCGGCGGCGAGCGGCCGCAGCCGCTGTTCTGGCTGTTCGCCGGTCTCGGCAGCGCCACGGTGGCCGGCTTCGCTCTGTCCGGCGGCGGCTCGGCCTCGCTCACCGGCGACCTGCTGATGGTCGCCGCGATCGTGCTGTGCGGCCTCGGCTATGCCGAAGGCGCCGCTCTGTCGCGCCGGCTCGGCGGCTGGCAGGTGATCTCCTGGGCGCTGCTGCTCGCGCTGCCGCTGATGGTGCCGCTCGCGCTTCTCACCTGGCCCGGGAGCTGGAGCGGCATCTCCGCGCCCGCCTGGATCGGGCTCGCTTACGTCTCGATCTTCAGCATGTTCGTGGGCTTCATCTTCTGGTACCGCGGGCTCGCGATCGGCGGCATCGCCCGCGTAGGCCAGCTGCAGCAGCTCCAGCCGTTCTTCGGCCTCGCGCTTGCGGGCCTGCTGCTGCACGAGCCGGTCGCCTGGAGCATGATCGTCGCGACCGGCCTCGTGGTCGCCTGCGTGTTTTTCGCGCGGCGGTTTGCGTGAGGCTTGTGCCTCACGCCTGTCCCATCACCGTCCGCGTCAGCGCGCCCTTGGCGAACTTCTTCAGCGGCATCGGCTTGCCGAACAGGAAGCCCTGCACGAGGTCGAAGCCGAGCTCGTTGGCGGCGACGAGGTCGGCCCGGCTCTCCACCCCCTGCGCCACGCTGCGCGCGCCAAAGCCCTGCGCCAGCTCGACGATGTGGCGGCACACCGTGCGCTTCAGCCGGTCGCTGCCGCTGCCGGTGACGAATTGCCGGTCGGCCTTCAGCTTGACGAAGGGAATCCTGTCCTTGTCCATCAGCGCCGGCCAGTTGGCGCCGAGATTGTCGATCGACAGGCCGATATTGTGCAGCCCGACCTCGCGCGCGACCTCGGTGAGGTGGTCGAGATCGAGGATCGCCTCCTCGCTGTCGATCTCCACCGTCAGCCCGCCGAAGGCCGGATGCGTCGGCATCCGGCGGCAGAGATCGCGCACCGCCTGCGGCTCCTTCAGATAGGACGCGGGCAGGTTGATCGAGAGGTCGACCGGGGTCTGCCGCTCCAGCAGGTAATGCCAGTCCTGCATGGCGCGCTCGATCACGAATTCGGAGAGCGCACGCAGATGCGGATCGCTCTCCTCGGGAATGAAATAGGCCGGCGGCACCACGCCCCAGGTCGGGTGCCGCATCCGCACCAGCGCCTCGGCGCCGCTGCGCACCAGCGTGCGCGCGTCGATCTTGGGCTGGTACCAGAGCTCGAGCCAGCCGGCATGCAGGGCCTCGCCGACATGCACGGCCGGGCTCGGCGCCGGCTCCTCCGGCAGCAGCATCGCGACGCGCTCGCGCAGCGTCTCCGCCGCAAAGGGCGTGGTCAGCGGCGGCAGCATCGCAAGGCCATATTCCTCGCCGACCTGCCGCACCGCCCGGACGATGATCGATTCGCGCGCGCCGACGGCGAGCACCTTGCCGGCGAACGCCTCGCGCACCAGCACTTCCAAAAATTTCCCCGGCTCGATGCCGTCGGCGGCGACGCCGAGCAGGATCAGGTCCGGCAATCCGGTGGCGAGCACGGTCTGCAGTTCGTCGGAGCTGGCGCATTCGCATGTGACGAAGCCGAGATCCTCCAGCACCTCGATGAGGAACGCGCGCAGATGCCGCTTGCTGTCGGCCACGCAGGCGCGCGGCGTCACCTTTCGCCGTCCGAAGGTCACAGGCCTTCGTTCGACGAGTTCAACCATCCCATCGTCCATCACTATACCACTCCCGTTCCGTGACGTTTCTTAAACGGCGGGCACGGGTTCAAATAAGGAGAGTTTCAGGTCTTCACTGGATTATCTGGGTAACCTTAAACCCTCCAATTCGCGCTAAGCTTTCGACAAACGCCGTCTGCCGCCGAACCGGGATCACGCAGAGTGTGAAGCGCATCACACGCGCCTTGCTGCAGCTGCGCTATTGCTCGGCACAGCGGTGGTGGGCTGTGTCGAGGATTACGACGATGACGATGCGGCGAATGATGGCGTGGTGGTTCAGGGTGGTGATGTCGGGGCGATTTCTCGATCGCTTCCTGTGCCTGCCGCGCGCGCCCTAGAGCATGATCCGGAAAAATGCGCGGCGGTCGAAGCGCGCGCTCAGGTCTGCCCGATCAATTTGCGAAACGCCGCGGCGCCTTCCTGCACCGCGTCGCGGCCCTTCCAGGCCAGATAGGTCAGCTTGCCGCCGAGCGTGTCGTGGCTGCGCAGCCGGCGCGAGCCGAGGATGTGGCCGACGTTGGACGGGAAGCGGGCCACCTCGGCGGACACCAGCGCCGCGATCGCGTCCATCAATTGCTGCAGCCGGATTCCCCATTCGTGACCCTCGATGCCGTCGATGCGCACCTTGAGGGAATATTCGGTGTCGTAGATCTCGGCGAGCAGGTCGCGGGCGACCAGCACCCGGTTGTGACGGAGCGCGATCCGAAGCGCGAGGCGCTTGTCGTCGAGCCGGTCGAGCACCATGTGGACGACGCAGGCATAGGGCGTGGCAGCGATATCAGCGGCGCTCTTGCTCGCGGCGGCCTTGGTGGCGAGACGCGACAATTGCCAGGGCGTGGCCAGGCGCCGCGCCACCAGTGCCAGCGCGAAAGGAAGCGCCTCGGCATTCGCCTTGCCGAAGGCGTCGAGCTGCGCCGTGATCTGGGCAACCCGGCCGTCGTCGAACTTCGCGATCTTCTCGGGCAGTTTTTCGTTGAATTTCGTCAGCACGTTGCCGGCGCGCAGCACGTGCTGCATCTTCCTGACGTCGTCGAAGGCGGTGCGCGAGGCCGTGTATTGCGCGAGCTTGCCGCGCGCGAACTCGGTGCTCTCCGCTGATGCGAAGGTGCTCTCGAGCACCTTGACGACCTTGGTCTGGAACGTCGAGGCGATCTTCAGGACTTCCTTCGGATTGTTGGCGGCAACCTGGTCATTGATCGCCTTGATGTAGTCGCGAGCCATGGTCGGCAGCAGGTCGCGGCAGATCCATTCCCAGATCGGCGTGAGGGTGTTGCGCGAGATCCGCCCCATGTTGGGGTGCTCGGGCGCGCCGTCGATCAGGAACAATTCGAGCGGGGCGAAGAAATAGCGCGAAGGGCTCGTGGCGCGCGCCTGGGTCGATCCGTCCTTGCGAAACTCGGCGCGCAGGCGCGACTGGATCTCGGGCGAGCCGGGCATGTCGATGCCGCACAGTTCGAGCCGCTCGAGTTCACTGAGCAGACAGCTGCGCGACAGCGGCGTCAGCCTCTGCAGGAATTCGGACAGCCGATCGATCTCGTCCATTGCACGCAATCTATTGCAGCGTTTCCCGCAGGCGTGCGGGCCCAATGCGTGGAGGCATTTGCGCGCTCTCAACTTCCCCTAAGAGAAGCAAGTCGCCGTTAATTAATCCGTAAAAAACCCCGGGGCGGCGCGGGACGAAGGCCGCCGTTAAGGACAATGTGGCCGTCTGCCCAAGTTTTTGGCGAAAAACTCAACCCCTGCATGGTCGGGCGCCGCGCGACGCAAGCACAAATTGTGCCGGTATCGCGACTTCAACGCAAAACCGACAAAATCACCGTAGTCTTACGGAGCAAAAAGTTAACCACAGACCGCTCCCGGTTCCGCTAAACGAGTGACATGGGGTCACAGAATGATACGGCCACCGATTCGCGGCCGTCGGAATGGCACGAAGGCAGCACTGCTCCTCCTGACGAGCTCGATTTCGTCCGCCTGGGCGCTGCCCGGGCCAAGGCCGCCGACGAAATGGCCGCTGCCATCGCCCGCGAGCTCAACGGCCCCCTGACTGCCCTGCTGCTCTACATGGGCGAGATCAAGCATCACAGCGATCAACTCGCGCCCGTGACCGGCGACCGTGCCTATTTGCAGCGGGTGGTCGAGAACGCGCTGGCACAAACCGAGCGCGTCTGCGGCCTGGTCAAGCAGCTGGCCGGCCCCCACAAGGGCGGCTTGTCGAAGCCGCCCGGCGCCGAGGACGCAGAATCGAAGACCGTCCGCGCCCAGCAGACCCAGCGCGTGCCGAGCGCCGAACTCCTCGGCCCGTCGGGTCAGAAGCGGCTGACCAAGCGCGAGCGCGAAGTGCTGAGACTGATCAGCGAAGGCTATTCGAACAAGCAGGGCGCGCTTCGGATGCAGATCAGTCCGCGCACGTTCGAGAGCCATCGCGCCGAGGCGATGCGCAAGCTTGGCGCGCGCAACACCGCGGATCTGGTCCGCGCGGCGCTGCTGCACCCGATCGACTGAGGCTGCTGTGTCGCGTCGCCGGCAGGCGGTGCGGACGAGGCCCCGAGGGATCTCCCGGGACGTCTCAAAAACCCGATCGCGCTCAGAAATAGTCTTCGGC
The sequence above is drawn from the Bradyrhizobium amphicarpaeae genome and encodes:
- a CDS encoding EAL domain-containing response regulator; translation: MDDGMVELVERRPVTFGRRKVTPRACVADSKRHLRAFLIEVLEDLGFVTCECASSDELQTVLATGLPDLILLGVAADGIEPGKFLEVLVREAFAGKVLAVGARESIIVRAVRQVGEEYGLAMLPPLTTPFAAETLRERVAMLLPEEPAPSPAVHVGEALHAGWLELWYQPKIDARTLVRSGAEALVRMRHPTWGVVPPAYFIPEESDPHLRALSEFVIERAMQDWHYLLERQTPVDLSINLPASYLKEPQAVRDLCRRMPTHPAFGGLTVEIDSEEAILDLDHLTEVAREVGLHNIGLSIDNLGANWPALMDKDRIPFVKLKADRQFVTGSGSDRLKRTVCRHIVELAQGFGARSVAQGVESRADLVAANELGFDLVQGFLFGKPMPLKKFAKGALTRTVMGQA
- a CDS encoding response regulator transcription factor; translated protein: MGSQNDTATDSRPSEWHEGSTAPPDELDFVRLGAARAKAADEMAAAIARELNGPLTALLLYMGEIKHHSDQLAPVTGDRAYLQRVVENALAQTERVCGLVKQLAGPHKGGLSKPPGAEDAESKTVRAQQTQRVPSAELLGPSGQKRLTKREREVLRLISEGYSNKQGALRMQISPRTFESHRAEAMRKLGARNTADLVRAALLHPID